A single window of Halobacillus naozhouensis DNA harbors:
- a CDS encoding ABC transporter permease, whose amino-acid sequence MKAIIKLSGIETKMFFRDRLNVFWTFLFPVAMIWLFGSMFVGGEMSGLAFAEMFVPSWIGVNIVTTSFFTLGTVLAGYRETGVLRRYQSTPLQPWKILAAHTFQGTVIFFISAMLLMVFGMLMYDLTLPDYIWSTILGLIISILAFFPFALFVTSLAKNTQAAAAISALFLNLMLFLSGATFPLEFMPTVLQYAAKALPLYYVIQLLRGTWNEAPITDYGLEVSVLIGIGIVSVILASRFFRWSEK is encoded by the coding sequence ATGAAAGCCATTATAAAACTGTCTGGCATCGAAACTAAAATGTTTTTTAGGGATCGACTTAACGTGTTTTGGACGTTTTTATTCCCGGTTGCTATGATTTGGCTCTTCGGTTCCATGTTTGTGGGAGGTGAAATGAGCGGTCTGGCTTTCGCTGAAATGTTTGTTCCTTCCTGGATCGGTGTTAACATCGTTACCACATCATTCTTCACCCTAGGCACTGTATTAGCCGGATATAGGGAAACAGGTGTGTTAAGACGTTATCAATCTACCCCGCTCCAACCGTGGAAAATTCTCGCCGCCCATACGTTTCAGGGAACTGTGATTTTCTTCATATCGGCCATGCTGCTCATGGTGTTCGGCATGCTCATGTATGATCTTACGCTTCCAGACTATATTTGGAGTACGATACTCGGATTGATCATTAGTATTTTGGCCTTCTTCCCATTCGCATTATTTGTGACCTCTCTTGCTAAAAATACACAGGCTGCTGCTGCGATCAGTGCTCTATTCCTGAACCTGATGCTATTTTTATCTGGAGCTACCTTTCCACTAGAATTCATGCCCACCGTTCTTCAATATGCAGCCAAAGCCCTGCCGCTTTACTATGTCATTCAATTACTGAGGGGAACATGGAATGAAGCTCCCATTACGGACTACGGCTTAGAAGTCAGTGTGCTGATTGGGATCGGAATTGTTTCTGTCATCCTGGCGTCACGCTTTTTCCGTTGGAGCGAAAAATAA
- a CDS encoding TasA family protein, translating to MGIKKKLSLGLASAALGLSLVGGGTYAYFSDQEVSNSTFAAGTLDLSTSKANIINLDSMKPGDEIIREFSLNNIGNLDMSEIILESNYSVTDVNGDNTGDFGEQIELSFLINDSKDYTVVYETTLADLSEESLNLVRENVIDPEVDGHGAGLEAGESNLFAVKFEFVNKDEPQNQYQGDSINLKWTFNAKQQTGE from the coding sequence ATGGGTATTAAAAAGAAATTAAGTTTAGGCCTTGCATCAGCAGCCCTTGGACTATCATTAGTAGGAGGTGGAACGTACGCATACTTCAGTGATCAAGAAGTATCCAACAGTACATTCGCGGCTGGGACCTTGGACCTTTCCACGAGTAAAGCAAATATAATTAATTTGGATAGTATGAAGCCAGGCGATGAAATTATTAGGGAGTTTTCTCTAAATAATATAGGTAACCTTGATATGAGTGAGATCATTCTAGAATCGAATTATAGTGTAACTGATGTAAATGGGGATAATACAGGTGACTTTGGTGAACAAATTGAGCTAAGTTTCCTCATTAATGACTCGAAAGATTATACAGTTGTCTATGAGACCACTTTAGCGGACCTTTCAGAAGAATCCCTTAACCTTGTAAGAGAAAATGTAATTGACCCAGAAGTTGACGGCCACGGAGCTGGGTTAGAAGCGGGCGAATCCAACTTATTCGCTGTCAAGTTTGAATTTGTTAACAAGGATGAGCCGCAAAACCAATATCAAGGAGATTCTATCAATCTTAAGTGGACGTTTAATGCTAAGCAACAAACTGGCGAGTAA
- the sipW gene encoding signal peptidase I SipW encodes MRFRTLKNWLSSAVTTLLFILLIFMAFVVISSKVSGGEPNIFGYQFKTVLSGSMEPAFQTGSIIAIKPVKESTTLKQGEVITFKTDKGTTVTHRINEVKGTDNYPVYITKGDNNENRDSKPVLPKNVEAVYTGFTVPFVGYLLHYAQSKEGSALLVVLPGILLIFYSVTMIWKAFKEIDEPEKKKEASTTDA; translated from the coding sequence ATGAGATTCCGTACTCTTAAAAATTGGCTAAGCAGCGCAGTGACCACTCTTCTGTTTATTCTATTAATTTTTATGGCTTTTGTGGTTATTTCCTCAAAAGTGTCCGGTGGCGAACCCAATATTTTTGGTTATCAATTTAAGACGGTTTTATCAGGTTCGATGGAGCCAGCTTTTCAAACGGGATCGATTATTGCAATAAAACCCGTTAAAGAATCAACCACATTAAAACAGGGTGAAGTGATTACTTTTAAGACCGACAAAGGCACAACCGTCACTCACCGGATCAACGAGGTTAAGGGTACTGATAATTACCCCGTATATATTACAAAGGGCGACAACAACGAAAATCGCGATTCGAAACCCGTTCTCCCGAAAAATGTTGAAGCTGTTTATACCGGTTTTACAGTCCCATTTGTTGGTTACCTTTTACACTACGCTCAATCGAAAGAGGGCAGTGCACTACTGGTAGTCCTGCCTGGAATTTTGCTCATCTTCTATTCAGTCACCATGATTTGGAAAGCCTTTAAGGAAATCGATGAGCCTGAGAAAAAGAAAGAAGCATCCACAACTGACGCTTGA
- a CDS encoding SipW-dependent-type signal peptide-containing protein — protein MNLTSATNAYFTDTEVASGTIAAGTWEIENENAEPVNEDTQKTPDQDIKQKSSVPEAKQKSTDQEDKPKNKEQPETKEVKKDQTKTTTDEPDLTEKDTTDKETSEKAQDTEESIQNESANNSQSAEKKQDETAQENSNEMDAGDKKQLLKSEEKK, from the coding sequence ATGAATTTAACTTCTGCAACGAATGCTTACTTCACCGATACAGAAGTGGCCTCTGGTACTATTGCGGCGGGAACATGGGAAATTGAAAATGAGAATGCGGAGCCAGTCAACGAGGATACACAAAAAACACCCGATCAAGATATCAAGCAGAAATCCTCTGTTCCAGAAGCCAAACAAAAGTCCACTGACCAAGAAGACAAGCCAAAGAACAAGGAACAACCAGAGACAAAAGAAGTAAAAAAGGATCAAACTAAAACAACAACAGATGAGCCAGACCTAACAGAAAAAGACACTACAGATAAAGAAACTTCAGAAAAAGCCCAGGACACGGAAGAATCTATTCAAAATGAATCGGCCAATAATAGTCAGTCTGCGGAGAAGAAACAGGATGAAACGGCCCAGGAAAATTCAAATGAAATGGACGCTGGAGATAAAAAACAATTGCTTAAAAGTGAGGAGAAAAAATGA
- a CDS encoding FAD-dependent oxidoreductase encodes MATYHVKLLKKETIANDTMAFHWEKPKGFEFKAGQHCEMTLANSEVTKEEKKRVFSMAYAPFEKDVVTATRMSDSTFKELLKDFPEGAEVKFSEPSGDFTLHNADTTPAVFIIGGIGITPVRSIIAQATYDKMPHKITLMYSNNTPEDVAFMTDLKGFAERNSNFSFVPVMTETQAGEWNGETGFIDANMLKRHVPDISAPIYYLSGPAGMVQDMRKMLTEAGANEANIRTEEFSGYE; translated from the coding sequence ATGGCGACTTATCATGTTAAATTACTAAAAAAAGAAACAATAGCGAACGATACGATGGCTTTTCATTGGGAAAAGCCGAAGGGGTTTGAATTTAAAGCCGGGCAGCATTGTGAGATGACCCTGGCCAACTCAGAGGTGACGAAAGAAGAGAAAAAGCGCGTCTTTTCAATGGCTTACGCCCCGTTTGAAAAAGATGTGGTGACAGCCACTCGCATGTCTGATTCAACTTTTAAAGAGCTTTTGAAGGATTTCCCGGAAGGAGCAGAAGTGAAATTTAGTGAGCCAAGTGGTGATTTCACCTTGCACAATGCTGACACTACACCGGCTGTATTTATTATCGGCGGGATCGGTATCACGCCTGTACGAAGCATCATTGCTCAGGCGACATACGATAAGATGCCTCACAAGATCACCTTAATGTATTCGAATAATACGCCTGAAGATGTAGCGTTCATGACCGATTTGAAGGGCTTTGCAGAAAGGAATTCAAATTTCTCATTTGTACCCGTTATGACTGAAACTCAGGCCGGAGAATGGAATGGAGAAACAGGTTTTATTGACGCCAATATGCTGAAAAGACATGTACCAGATATTAGCGCCCCCATTTACTATCTATCCGGTCCTGCTGGTATGGTTCAAGATATGCGTAAAATGCTGACTGAGGCGGGAGCTAACGAAGCCAATATCCGTACAGAGGAATTTTCAGGTTATGAATGA
- a CDS encoding MerR family transcriptional regulator, producing the protein MKITEAAKVLHTTPRTIRFYEEKELVRPRKGENDYRYYGEADLWKLQTILALREVGMSTGQIKGALEGEVDREAYLNLQRSALYEEWLQIKDMITTIDEMLSKQKETTLTTEDIFTLAHQLKVTKQMRKSWEDQWNFNEQAKKYDQSIKTTGYRFNVHEHYQEALGKVSELIKAAPEEWGVDIGTGTGNLAAKFIENGANIIGVDQSEEMLKVCSQKYPEMDLRHGHFLSLPVMDHQADFVVSSYALHHIPDQEKELALAEMNRVLMESGRIAIADLMFENEEEKVRVLSRYEQEGNQEAIEAIQDEYYADRSKLIDWFETQGYNVKAFQLNAILHVLYAEKGNA; encoded by the coding sequence ATGAAAATTACTGAAGCAGCCAAAGTCTTACATACCACGCCAAGAACTATTCGGTTTTACGAAGAAAAGGAATTAGTGAGGCCGCGAAAAGGTGAAAATGACTATCGGTATTATGGGGAAGCGGATTTGTGGAAACTGCAAACGATTTTGGCGTTACGAGAAGTGGGAATGTCAACTGGGCAGATAAAAGGGGCGTTGGAGGGGGAAGTTGATCGAGAAGCCTATTTAAATCTGCAGCGTTCAGCATTATATGAGGAGTGGCTTCAAATCAAGGACATGATTACAACTATAGATGAAATGCTATCTAAACAAAAAGAAACGACACTTACGACCGAGGATATCTTTACTTTGGCACATCAACTTAAAGTGACGAAACAGATGCGGAAAAGCTGGGAGGATCAATGGAACTTTAATGAGCAGGCAAAAAAGTATGACCAAAGTATTAAAACGACTGGCTATCGTTTTAATGTCCATGAGCATTACCAGGAGGCGCTAGGGAAGGTAAGCGAATTAATCAAGGCTGCGCCCGAGGAATGGGGAGTAGATATAGGGACGGGAACAGGTAATTTGGCTGCTAAATTCATAGAAAATGGAGCAAATATCATTGGTGTGGATCAGTCGGAGGAAATGTTAAAAGTCTGTTCTCAAAAGTATCCTGAGATGGATTTGCGCCACGGCCATTTTCTGTCACTGCCAGTTATGGATCATCAAGCTGATTTTGTCGTTTCCAGCTATGCCTTACACCATATTCCTGATCAGGAAAAGGAATTGGCACTGGCTGAGATGAATCGGGTATTAATGGAGTCTGGTCGGATTGCGATAGCGGATCTGATGTTTGAAAATGAAGAAGAGAAGGTTCGAGTGCTGAGCCGGTATGAGCAGGAAGGAAATCAGGAAGCTATTGAGGCGATACAGGATGAATATTATGCAGATCGTTCAAAACTCATTGATTGGTTTGAGACCCAAGGATATAACGTAAAAGCCTTCCAATTAAATGCTATTCTGCATGTTTTATATGCTGAAAAAGGTAACGCTTAG
- a CDS encoding FAD-dependent oxidoreductase, translating to MSHIPHTSNSLWRDLPIETFPTLSEDRQADVTVIGAGITGITTAYLLTKQGHNVILLEAGKIIEGTTGYTTAKITSQHGLIYSHLMETLGEEKAKLYYQANQDALTLIDHIRSEHDIDCDFSYQDAYVYGETSSSIEKIEQEAQAYEALGIDGGLVQDPPLPFSVQSAIKLNDQAQFHPLKYLRFLVRELQKKDTLIFENTRAVDIEKGSQPEVTTRDGYSVTSDHVVMASHFPFKDIDNMYFARLHVERSYSIAVKTSSKIPEGMYLNADQPKRSLRYAKDDSGEPLLLVGGESHTSGQHDDPLAHYENLSSFADEHFEVKDIPYRWSSQDPSTMDNLPYIGPITEKQPNIYVATGFAKWGMTNGTIAATLISDQIRQRSNPYKELFSPSRFHAKQDLKNFTKENADVAKEFVKGKLNRKDKKLEELEHDDGAVVHYKGNKVGAYKDAAGNLSLVDTTCTHMGCDVSWNKAERSWDCPCHGSRFTTDGEVIEGPATKPLKKLSE from the coding sequence TTGAGTCACATACCGCACACATCTAACTCCCTGTGGAGAGATTTACCAATTGAAACATTTCCGACACTTTCTGAAGATAGACAAGCTGATGTAACGGTCATTGGGGCTGGGATTACCGGGATTACAACAGCTTATTTGCTGACGAAACAAGGGCACAACGTGATTTTGTTAGAGGCCGGCAAGATTATAGAAGGTACAACTGGATATACAACCGCAAAGATTACCTCCCAGCATGGGTTAATCTACTCCCATCTTATGGAGACCTTAGGGGAAGAGAAGGCTAAGCTTTACTATCAAGCCAACCAGGACGCCTTAACGTTGATCGATCACATCCGCTCCGAGCATGATATCGACTGTGACTTTTCCTATCAGGATGCGTACGTTTATGGGGAGACCTCCTCATCGATAGAAAAAATAGAGCAAGAAGCGCAAGCATATGAAGCATTAGGTATAGACGGCGGGCTAGTACAGGACCCTCCTCTTCCCTTCTCCGTACAGTCTGCGATTAAGTTAAATGATCAAGCACAATTTCATCCCCTTAAGTATCTGAGGTTCCTGGTTCGAGAGCTGCAGAAAAAGGACACGCTGATCTTCGAGAACACTCGAGCGGTGGATATAGAGAAAGGCAGCCAACCCGAAGTAACGACAAGAGATGGCTATTCCGTTACTTCCGATCATGTAGTGATGGCTTCCCATTTTCCTTTTAAGGATATCGATAATATGTATTTTGCCCGTCTTCACGTCGAACGTTCCTATTCGATTGCCGTTAAAACTTCCAGTAAAATCCCAGAGGGAATGTACTTGAATGCAGACCAGCCTAAACGATCTTTACGTTATGCCAAAGACGATTCAGGTGAACCCCTCCTATTAGTGGGCGGCGAAAGCCACACGAGTGGACAGCACGACGATCCTCTTGCCCATTATGAGAACTTGTCCTCTTTTGCAGACGAGCACTTTGAAGTTAAGGACATCCCGTATCGCTGGTCATCCCAGGATCCAAGTACAATGGACAACCTGCCATACATCGGGCCGATTACAGAAAAGCAACCGAATATTTATGTCGCCACAGGGTTTGCTAAATGGGGAATGACGAATGGAACGATTGCAGCAACATTGATTAGTGATCAGATCAGACAGAGGAGTAATCCCTACAAAGAACTGTTTTCCCCATCACGTTTTCACGCTAAGCAGGATCTGAAAAATTTTACTAAAGAGAATGCGGATGTCGCAAAAGAATTTGTTAAAGGAAAGTTAAACCGAAAAGATAAGAAGCTGGAAGAACTCGAGCACGATGATGGAGCTGTTGTCCATTACAAGGGGAATAAAGTCGGAGCCTATAAAGATGCAGCCGGCAACCTGAGCCTTGTGGATACGACATGTACACATATGGGGTGTGATGTCTCTTGGAACAAGGCTGAACGGTCATGGGACTGCCCTTGTCATGGATCAAGGTTCACGACAGACGGAGAAGTAATCGAAGGCCCTGCCACCAAACCATTGAAAAAGTTATCTGAATAA
- a CDS encoding KGG domain-containing protein — MATNKNTNKMSYEEAGQKGGNKTSREHDKEFYQDIGQKGGETTSQEHGKDFYQDIGEKGGETTSQEHSKDFYQDIGQKGGETTSQEHSKDFYQDIGQKGGETTSQEHSKDFYQDIGQKGGETTSQEHDKKFYEEIGAKGGKRSSGNNNQS, encoded by the coding sequence ATGGCAACTAACAAAAACACGAACAAAATGAGCTATGAGGAAGCCGGACAAAAAGGCGGAAACAAGACCTCCAGGGAACATGACAAGGAATTCTATCAAGACATCGGGCAAAAAGGCGGAGAAACGACTTCTCAGGAACACGGTAAAGATTTCTATCAAGACATCGGAGAAAAAGGCGGAGAAACGACTTCTCAGGAGCACAGCAAGGATTTCTATCAAGACATCGGACAAAAAGGTGGAGAAACGACTTCTCAGGAGCACAGCAAGGATTTCTATCAAGACATCGGACAAAAAGGTGGAGAAACGACTTCTCAGGAGCACAGCAAGGATTTCTATCAAGACATCGGACAAAAAGGTGGAGAAACAACTTCTCAGGAACATGACAAGAAATTCTATGAAGAAATTGGCGCAAAAGGCGGTAAACGAAGCAGCGGTAACAATAACCAATCATAA
- a CDS encoding DUF2254 domain-containing protein, with translation MKEKYKLQTIIKKYKNMSKREKWHQIYSNLWVTPIIYAGIALLLFAVTVWADLKMEFGQMMPSVLSAGFQLTSTILSTLTAGLLSLTSFTFYGVLTALTTFASQFSPRILKNFMMTRGTQRTLGIFIGSFMYVLLCLLFLNGETTSQYCLIPVTATLLTALSLGAFTFFINHIVTWLQVSNMTGDMKRESLNIINNSLLSELEPYRVKDNNTIVEQIPKDQGHSIGIDNSGYLQTIDFVPMIEQASKDDLIIHLEYKVGNFVFASTPILTYWKKNETTTIDEYKYKEMFHMGKSQTEIQDIEFSINKFVEIAIRALGNDDPKTASGTIYEIGDLLINISQKAKFTPYLTDKDQNLRLILQNLDFEDYLYIGFASIRHYARNNVVITVELLRVLDAIARGVSKRDHHHVWDFAVYTASGFEYEYMHHLDQKKFYDGLYNIAETTGNKDNYKNLIEHISKQSERSYMKYDEKY, from the coding sequence ATGAAGGAGAAGTACAAACTTCAAACTATAATTAAAAAGTACAAAAATATGTCTAAACGAGAAAAATGGCATCAAATCTATTCTAACCTTTGGGTGACGCCGATCATCTATGCAGGCATCGCTCTGCTGCTTTTTGCTGTAACTGTTTGGGCCGATCTGAAGATGGAATTTGGGCAGATGATGCCCTCTGTGCTTAGTGCAGGCTTTCAATTAACCAGTACGATTCTGAGTACTTTAACAGCAGGGCTATTATCGTTAACCTCCTTCACTTTTTATGGTGTCTTAACGGCTCTGACTACCTTTGCCAGTCAATTCTCACCAAGAATACTCAAAAATTTCATGATGACGAGAGGGACACAACGAACTCTAGGAATCTTTATCGGGAGCTTCATGTATGTCTTGCTTTGTTTATTGTTCCTTAATGGGGAAACCACCTCACAATATTGCCTGATTCCGGTCACGGCCACCCTTTTAACTGCTTTATCACTAGGTGCTTTCACCTTTTTTATTAATCATATCGTTACCTGGCTTCAAGTATCCAATATGACCGGGGATATGAAACGCGAATCACTTAATATCATTAATAATTCCCTGCTTAGCGAGCTTGAGCCTTACAGGGTGAAAGATAACAATACAATTGTCGAACAAATCCCTAAGGATCAGGGGCATAGTATCGGGATTGACAATTCTGGGTATTTGCAAACTATTGATTTCGTTCCAATGATAGAACAAGCTAGTAAGGATGATCTTATTATTCACCTCGAATATAAAGTTGGAAACTTCGTCTTTGCTTCCACCCCCATCCTAACCTATTGGAAGAAAAACGAGACCACTACGATTGATGAATATAAGTATAAAGAGATGTTTCATATGGGAAAGAGCCAAACAGAAATTCAGGATATTGAATTCAGTATAAATAAATTTGTCGAGATTGCGATCCGTGCCCTGGGGAATGATGATCCTAAAACAGCGTCAGGGACCATTTATGAAATTGGCGATTTATTGATCAACATTTCGCAAAAAGCCAAATTTACACCTTATTTAACTGACAAAGACCAGAATCTTCGTCTCATTTTACAAAATCTCGATTTTGAAGACTACCTCTATATTGGGTTCGCTTCCATACGTCATTATGCAAGAAACAACGTGGTTATCACAGTTGAGCTTCTGAGGGTATTGGATGCGATTGCCCGAGGAGTCAGCAAACGAGATCACCACCATGTCTGGGACTTTGCCGTCTACACAGCTAGTGGATTCGAATATGAATATATGCATCATTTAGATCAAAAGAAGTTTTATGATGGGTTATATAATATCGCAGAAACAACAGGAAATAAGGATAACTATAAGAACCTGATTGAACATATATCCAAACAATCCGAAAGGTCTTATATGAAATATGATGAAAAATATTAA
- a CDS encoding DnaD domain-containing protein: MNYLKEINAFYNQLEVNPLSGSANSLWHALLHINNKAGWKKEFTVAASVLCSKAGLSDGTFKRARNELKQKGYIIHKARGSNLSAVYEMISVQTIMDYSAFRNDSPLVKQKKKQKEVVQVVGPNLHSFYEQNIGTVTPFIAEMMKEWCEELSEELVMEALKIAVRQNKLFFQYIDGILRQWKQKGVRKIAEVKEGVESHSKESLRDKNKRIFDKLRDKGDPWITVPRTES; encoded by the coding sequence ATGAACTATTTAAAGGAAATCAATGCATTTTATAATCAGCTTGAGGTTAACCCGCTATCTGGATCAGCGAATTCGTTATGGCATGCGCTTCTGCACATTAACAATAAAGCCGGGTGGAAAAAGGAGTTTACGGTAGCTGCATCAGTGTTATGTTCGAAAGCAGGCTTGAGTGACGGGACTTTCAAACGAGCGCGAAATGAGTTGAAACAAAAAGGCTATATTATCCATAAAGCGAGGGGTTCAAATTTGAGTGCGGTCTACGAGATGATCTCCGTGCAGACAATAATGGACTACAGTGCTTTCCGTAATGATTCCCCATTAGTTAAACAAAAAAAGAAACAGAAAGAAGTAGTACAAGTAGTCGGCCCAAATCTCCATTCTTTTTACGAACAAAATATTGGAACAGTTACTCCGTTCATCGCAGAGATGATGAAAGAATGGTGTGAGGAGCTGTCGGAAGAATTAGTGATGGAAGCTTTGAAAATTGCTGTACGCCAAAATAAATTATTTTTCCAGTACATTGATGGGATTTTAAGGCAATGGAAGCAGAAGGGTGTAAGAAAGATAGCTGAGGTAAAAGAGGGTGTAGAAAGCCATAGTAAAGAATCTTTAAGAGACAAAAATAAGCGTATTTTTGACAAGCTGAGAGACAAGGGTGATCCATGGATTACTGTGCCAAGAACAGAGAGCTAA